From the genome of Bubalus bubalis isolate 160015118507 breed Murrah chromosome 2, NDDB_SH_1, whole genome shotgun sequence, one region includes:
- the CMKLR2 gene encoding G-protein coupled receptor 1, which produces MEDLEETLFEDFENYSYALEYYSPETNSEEKAPLGAIHWVSLVLCCLAFVLGIPGNATVIWFTGFKWKKTVTTLWFLNLAIADFIFLLFLPLYISYVIMNFHWPFGIWLCKANSFIAQLNMFASVFFLMVISLDRYIYLIHPVLSHRYRTLRNSLIVIIVVWLLASLMGGPALYFRDTLELNNHTLCYNNFHEHDVDFRLMRHHVLTWVKAIVGYLLPLLTMSICYLCLIFKVKKRSILISSKHFWTILAVVMAFLICWTPYHLFSIWELTIHHNSYFHQVLQAGIPLSTGLAFLNSCLNPILYVLISKKFQARFRASVAEILKYTLWEVSCSGTLSEQLRNSETKNLSLLETAQ; this is translated from the coding sequence ATGGAAGATCTAGAGGAGACATTATTTGAAGACTTTGAGAACTACTCCTATGCCCTGGAATATTATTCCCCAGAGACCAATTCAGAGGAGAAAGCACCCCTGGGAGCCATTCACTGGGTCTCCTTGGTGTTGTGCTGTTTGGCATTTGTCCTGGGCATTCCAGGAAATGCCACTGTCATTTGGTTCACGGGATTCAAGTGGAAGAAGACAGTCACCACTCTCTGGTTCCTCAATCTAGCCATCGcggatttcatttttcttctcttcctacctCTGTACATCTCCTATGTGATCATGAATTTTCATTGGCCATTCGGCATCTGGTTGTGCAAAGCCAATTCCTTCATTGCTCAGTTGAACATGTTTGCCAGTGTCTTCTTCCTGATGGTGATAAGCCTGGACCGCTATATCTACTTGATCCACCCTGTCTTATCTCATCGGTACCGTACCCTCAGGAACTCTCTGATTGTTATTATAGTTGTTTGGCTTTTGGCTTCACTAATGGGTGGGCCAGCTCTGTACTTCCGGGACACTCTGGAGTTGAATAACCACACTCTTTGCTATAACAACTTCCATGAGCATGATGTGGACTTCAGGTTGATGAGGCATCATGTTCTGACCTGGGTGAAAGCTATTGTTGGGTACCTCCTCCCTCTGCTAACAATGAGCATTTGCTACTTGTGCCTCATCTTCAAGGTGAAGAAGCGAAGCATCCTGATCTCCAGTAAGCACTTCTGGACCATCCTGGCTGTGGTCATGGCCTTTCTGATTTGCTGGACTCCTTATCACCTGTTTAGCATTTGGGAACTCACGATTCACCACAATAGCTATTTCCACCAAGTGCTGCAGGCTGGCATCCCCCTCTCCACTGGCCTGGCATTCCTCAATAGTTGCTTGAACCCCATCCTTTACGTCCTGATTAGTAAGAAGTTCCAAGCACGCTTCCGGGCCTCAGTGGCTGAGATACTAAAATACACGCTGTGGGAGGTGAGCTGCTCAGGCACCCTGAGTGAACAGCTCAGGAACTCTGAAACCAAGAATCTGAGTCTCCTGGAAACAGCCCAGTGA